The genomic DNA AGTGCGGCGTGGATGATTGTTTCAGGAGGGTGTTTGCGGTCCATTTCACTTTAGTGGTGGTGCCAATTGTGGTGATAGAGGTGAGATAGAGGATGTATGCTTCGTTCGTGAAGATACTTGTGAGGTCGGGTAAGAGATTAGGCTCAACTGTGCTGAAGAATCGCTGAACCGATATACCAATATTGGCGTGCCCAAGGGTGATGATTTGGTTAGAGGCAGAAGAGTGACTGGAGTACCACTTTATAACCCCATCACGCTCAAAGATAAGCTCTTTGCTGGCGACCTGTGCTGGCGTCAAGACtctccatttcttcttttcttcgtgTATATCAGTCTGCGACTGCAATGGTGGTCCCATTTCCCCACCCAAGGTCAGAAATAACAGGGCAGGATCTGAGCCCAGAAGCGTTGAGAAGAGGATATTCGCGCGTTGACGGTTGAGCGTGGTCATTTGCACGGAGCATACGGCGAGGTAGTTTAAGGATAGATGTAGTGTTAGCaaggtgaggaggaagagccaGGTTGTGAGGGGGGTTGTTATGTGGGTTATTATGAGAGAGCCGGTCTATACGTAAGTCAGGTATAGATCTATAGATCTTATGGGGTGAAGGAGAGGTACTGACCAACATCCCAATAAGCGAGATGACAGTCTCCTGCGATGAATCTTTCTAAACACCGTCAGCTAACTCCAACAACCAACAACCAGAAAAGGAGACATACAGCATTAACATCCCCCAAACTTCCCCTCCCACCCCTCACAAAATGCGCACTCAACGTTGCCTTACTACTCCCCCCGGCAACACCACAAAGCGCCGTCAACACCCCCGCGGCACTCAAGACACCCACCCGGACAACACCAGCAGGTACCATCGGCGACAGACAATTCAGCACCATGCCCAGATCGTTGAAGACGTCTGCAGCGAAGCGGTACCGCTTGCATTCCGGCTCGAGGGCTGTGCCGATACGGTAGGCGAAGAGGATTGTTGCGAGGCGCGAGGTTGTGTCTTGGAGGGTGTGTAGGAGGAGGGCGGCTGTTGGGGTTGCGGTGGGGTTTCCGACTCCGACGCCTGTTGCTTTTAGTATGGACGGTTGAGATACTGGGGATATAAGGCAGGAGGGAGACCTTGCAGGACGGCTCTGGAAGCTAGGAGTCCGGCAATGGAGCTGCTGAAGGCTTGGAAGGAGTCCTGGGTTGTTATTGCATGCACAGTTGCGCGGGCTGGATGGACTTACGAATATTTGATATCTAGATCGTTAGCTTAATCTGACAAGGACATATACGTTGACTTACGGCAGATAATCATCAGTGACGCTATGCGGGTATCCAGCCGGAAGAAAGACATCCCCGAGGATACTCATCAGATTGGCCCGAGGCCATGACGAGGGTGAAGCGGTTGGAGGCTGACATTGTTAGCGATATCTTGTATCAGATACAGGTTCACTTACAATGTGGTCAATCCGCCCTGTCTGCGCGCCATTGCGGCTCTGTTTCTGAGACTCTGTGTATACATACGTCGCGGTGGGGTGCTTCACTTCATCTGTTTCGATTAAAGTGATGGCATTCCGGTCATTAGAGGCCATCTTGATCCGGGTACTTGATACGTTTGATGATGCCGCGAATGAAGTCAAATTGGAACGCGGCTGCAGGAGGCACGTGAACACGCATGTTAACGACCAACGGGTAACGACTTGACTGGGATCCTAATTCCGAGGCATGTGCATCAACTGCATTAATCAAACTTTTCAGTAGATTTTCGCTAAAAATGTGTATGTACGCGATCCGTTAACCGTGGCATTCCTCCCGTTGTACATCAGAAATGGAAAAAACCATCCGATAGTGTGCACCCAAGTAGCATGAAAAGACATTCCAGAATCCAAAAACCGCTAAGAAGAGAAACACATAACCACCAGCGCCATGACTTGaacgaaaaaagaaaaaggggaaaaaaaaagaaaaagacaagCAAGAAATAAAAGGTGATAGACATGACGTTTCCTGTTCACGAATGTATCATGCCCCATGTATAGATTCAACATCTCCCCTTACTAGCGTCCGCCGACGTAGAAAAATTCCCATGGCCAGTCAGTAGTGACCATTATTCCCATCATAAGACATCCCTCGCATCATATCCATGCCAATTCGCGCGTCGGAAGATAGTTTAGCTGCAGAGGCTAGCACCGCCGGTCTCAATGGCCTCAATTTCAGCCTCAGACCAGGGCAGACGGTGGAAGCGGGAAGGCAATTCAGCACGGTCGAAAAATTCACCCTCCTTGGGCTGAACAGGACCCAAAGAAGCACCCGGGGCACGACCGATAGCGCCCTGGCTGAACGAGGCACGTCCAAGAGGACCGTGCTGCTGGGCCTTGGAGCGGTAGGCAGCGAACGAGTCGGGCAAAACACCGGTGGGCGAAGCGGGGTGAGCACGAGGCGTGTGGTCTACCGATTCTGTTGATCCATTCAGAATTAGCTGCGTGTTCCCCCCAATGGTCAATGGTGGCGGGGAGAGGACTTACGAGGCACGGAACGCTTGCCAATGAAGCGAATGAGAGGGGTGTGGGCGGCATTGCGAAGAGCAAAAGTGGCACGCATTGTGATGTATTAAGGTGATTAAGAGGCGATTTGGTCAAGTACTATGGTATGTTGGACGTAGATGTTCAGAAGATGGTAAATTGGAAGGAGAAATTTGACAGATCCGGTCCCGTCCGATCCGACCGTGGTGGGCGTTGTGTGGTGGGTAGCTATTATTCCGGAGCTAGTGAGGGGGTGGAAATTATTGAGTAACAGTTGAAATCGcgttgtacggagtataccAACAGAGCGAGCGAGGAAGAATTAGTAGAGGCAGGAAAAGACACAGAGAGATaagagggaaaagaagagagtcggaagaatgaagaaaagaaatagaagaacaggaagagaggaggggaagccTGATTAGTGATAAGAAGATCGGGGATTGTTACTTCAAATTCCCCAGATCATCTGATTCTGCATCATGTGCGTTTCCAAGCTCTCTGGTGGTGCAATTGTACTACTATCTTTGCTACTTTACTtgatggttatgaaaacttTGACACATGTGAGCCCTGATAACCCTCCATCCTCCGACATTCTCCGGATTTGGCTCGGATCACATGATCGCCACGCTAGCCCTGTTGGGTAACGACCTGGGAAGCTCCATcatatcatatccatctcccaacCACAAACAAGCCCGTTTCGGCCCTCCTTCCAACGAACGACATCGGCTGCACCATGCAcgagttgttgttgttcgcCTCCGtcccacaccaccaacaccatgAGCTCCGACAACAACTCGCCGGATTGACGGCCATGCAGCCTCGCCACCGTCTCGAACGGCGTCTGATCTTCAAGGCCTATCGCAAACCTGGTGTAGTTACGACTCGTGTCGGTGCTAGCCAAGATGTTCAGGGCGTCGACTTGCAACGGCTGAATAAAATGTTGAACGGTGGCATGTTTTACACGCAAGTCGTCGGTCCGGTTCTTCGCGAGAactttgctgctgctgctggagttACCCGCGGAGAAGGAGGGGATGATCCCGATGCGGCTATGTCGGGCATTGATGAGTCCCAGAAGGATTCCTTTTCTAATTCGAGCTATGATTATGAAAGCCAATCCTGGAAACTTGAGTTCAGGGATATTCCCGAAGCGGGCACCCGGTCCGCAGTCACTGCTCGCTTGATGGCCAGTGCCGGTCTACCCAAAGGCGATATCGTTGAGCCCATGAATGCGTGGGGATATGGGTTAGTTCTGGCCATCATTCTCTGCATATGATCATTGCTGATACTTTCCAGTTTTGTCACCGAATACGTGGTGGAAGGAGATATCTTCATTCTCAATGACATTGTCATCTTCTTACATCGAGTTCTTCAGTATCCCTCAGAGTCCGCGGATCCTCACGTCCCTCGACGGCAATTGCCTTCGTTCGAGCAGATGACGCCGCTGGACAAGAGTGGTAGCTACGTGCTGCAAGCCGCCATAACAGTCCAAGATGGTGGAAACCAGGAGACGATGAGGACTGCATCGCAGCATTTGTTTGGTCTTCGTGAGCAGCTTCGATCGGCCGTTCGGCTGGAACAGGCGGATCGACTTTCATTGGATACGCGGGCAAAGTGACctcgctttttttttccgttttctttttttagcCTCTTATATACCCCCTTCTGTTTGAGTTTAGACAAGCAATAAGCATACTTGGTCCTTGATTATTGTCCGTAGTTAACTTCatcgtacagagtacagagtacatgtaGTGAATAGAGGACCGGGACGGAGGATTGCCCCCAGGCCTCTAGtttgtcttcttcttttacGAGTTTAACTGTCAACTACTGAATACTACTCGTCAAACTTCATCCACCCATTTCTTAGCTCAACTACTTCAGTGCAGAGTTGCTGTTCATCAATACCGTGATGGGTAATATGTAAATCATGTGACCTCGTGAAGCTCGACCACGCGCGGCGCGTCTGATTGTCCCGCCTCCACTCCGCAAGCCCCGTCGACCTGATTCCTGTGCTTCAATTCTCCAATTACTTGAAACAATTCAATACAAACAATCGTCCCTGATGCTGAAAATGGCAGGGACTAGCGCAGCGAAAAGAGCAGCGTCCCCCACCCGCGCCATCTCCCCGCCCCCACTCAAGAGAACGGCGgcgacgacggcgacgacgacgacgaagacgacaGTGACGAGTAAGTTCTAATCCCAATGGGCAGTATTGCAGATAGACTGATCAAATAACTCGCTATCTCCAGCAAAATCAGCAGCAAACTTCTTCACCCCCCTCTCGCAAAAGAAACCTGACCCTCTAACGTGGAGGACAGTCAACAACACGCTCATCATTGGAAGATACGCAGGGCAGAAGCACAAACGATCGACCGcgaagaagcaaaagatTGCTGCGTTTGATCTCGTCAGTTTCTTGTGATCTTGGTTAGCGGATAGGATTGGACACGGTGCTGACAGCCGCAGGACTCTACTCTGATCACGTCGGCGTCCGGGACGACCTTTGCGAGGAGCCCGAAGGATTGGAAATGGTGGCATGCGTCGGTACCATCTCGCGTTAGGGAGCTAAACTCGGAAGGGTACGTTCGTTTACAGGTCTCCTTGGGGTCAACCACTAAACGAAGCAGATACCAAGTCGTCGTCGTCTCGAACCAGAAGCAGATCAGCTTGAAGAAGGGGGCTGCTGAGTCAAAGAGCTATAACAACTTTAAAGAGAAAGTTACGGCTGTTATGAATGATCTGGACGTGCCGCTAAGCGTCTACGCGGCGACTGAAAGTGATGAGTACCGCAAGCCCCGGCTGGGGATGTGGAGGGAGTTCCTGGATGACTACGATCTGGATGTGTCGGGGGTAGATTTGAATAGCTCGTTTTTCGTCGGCGATGCCGCTGGTCGGCCGGGGGATCACTCGCAAGTGGACAGGTTGGTCTTCGTTTTCCATTTCTATATCTCATCGATCATCTGAGCTGACGATTACCAGGGGTTTCGCCGTGAATATCGGGGTAGATTTCAAAACACCCGAGGAATTTTTCCTCAACCAGCCCCCGGAAGCATTCGAGAAGCCCTTTGATCCTGCCTCATACCTGCACACCGGCGAACAAGACCCTCCGCTATTCACTCGCCAACATCCTCTCGAGCTTGTCATTTTCTGTGGCAGTCCCGGGGCTGGGAAATCCACGTTCTATTGGAACAATCTCGAGCCGCTGGGATACGAACGTGTTAATCAGGACATCCTGAAAACAGTATGCCTCCAGTCAACATATGAACAAAAGCACAAGCTAACCCGCGCAGCGTCCTAAATGCCTGAAAGTCGCGCGAGAACATCTGTCCGACAGGAAATCTGTCGCTGTGGGTAAGTTCATGTGcccttgttttctttgctttaTTCGTGCAACATGGTACAATGCACAAGGGGAGACACTGTATCCGTCAGAACCCTAAAACTGCATCACTGGCCATGGGCTTACAAGCTACACATTGAAAACGAAGATTCGCTGACACTAACAAAAAAAAGATAACACGAACGCCGACCCGGAAACACGAGCCCACTGGACCGCACTCGCAAAAGACCTCAAGATCCCCATCCGCTGTGTTCTGTTTCTCGCCTCCCCAGAGTTGTGCAAGCACAACAACGCCGTGCGTGCCGTAAATCGCACATTGGTACGCCTCGCTCTACATTCCCGTCAagacaggaagaagaacgagCTAACACGTGTTCGATAATAGAACCCCGAATCTCGCACCTCCCTCCCCGGCATCGCATTTGGGGATTTCGGCCGACGCTTCAAGGAGCCCTCGCTTGACGAGGGGTTTAGTGATATCATCCGAGTCGAATTCCGATTTCGCggtggggaggaggaaaagaggTTGTGGAGTCAACATTATCTGTGATTCGTTATTTTTGTTTCCGTTTATATTTCACCTGGGTACGTGGGAAAAGTGTTGTGTTTTACGAGTATTTGATACCAATAGGCGCGCTGTATAGAGTGATGGGATGTGTTTGCATTTCATTGCATTTCATATAATGACTATTTACTTGAGGTTTAAGATGACAAAAGAACTGAATCAAGTCTATGATACAAAAATGGGTATATGTGGATAAATGCCCGGAGAGATGTATCAAATCCATATGCCcttttatttatttatttttatcttttttttgATTCAAGCTGCTATCACTTTCGTAATAAGTAAATAATATAACACCGATAATCATTGGCGATAGATAAACAATTATCTGTTAGTAAATGCGATGTAAATGATGCAGTCAGTACAGGGGAATCATGCCATGCCATATCAGTaagaaataaaagaaaatgCAGATAAAGACAGACGGGAAAGAAAGTAAATGAGAAAAGGATCCATGAAGGAATGCAGATGGAAGCGAGTAAGTAGTCGATAGTCCATCGATGGTCGATGTTTCGAGGAAGGGGGCATCAGTCATCAGTCATCAGTAGTTAAGTAAACCATGCAAATGGAGACAAGATATCACAAATAAATAAAACAGAAACATTAGTCGTCACACGCTTCAAATCAAAGATCCCGGAGTTAAGAGAAACGCTCATTGATATGACACAAAAACCAACGCCGGCCGGCTCATAATGAAATGTCGTTAATGAGTGGgatgaaagaagaaaaatagaGAGAAAAGGGATTAGGATCGTCCGATTAGATCCTGGAAGAACTTGAAGAAGCTGCGCTTCAGAGAAGGTCGCGGTTGACAAGGGAGAATCTTCATAGGACCGACTATCTCGCCATCACCCAGTTCTGGGAACTTCTTGTCGTGAAGACGAGGAAGCTTGACTTGGTCACTAGGACCGAAATGCGACTGGGTCAAGCTCAAAGTAGGTCCGTGAGTCTCCTCGAGTTGCGACTGCATGGCCTGATGGTGGCGCTTCCATTCGCGGTTGGTGGCATCCCATTTGGCCTCGGTCAGCTTGTAGATATTGGACGTGACACCGTAGTGTTCCCCAGTGCGGACAAGATGCTTGGCAAAATTGCACTGCGCAAGGTCCCAGTCATCCAGCAATTGGCAAAAGGAATCCATGGTGCAGGTATCAGGCATGTACGGAGCTGGGTGGATGGTGAAATTCGCATGTCCCAGCTTGTTTGCCCACTCATCGTTGGGGTCCGACATGTACAAAGGAGACGGCCCATCTGACATGGAGCGCATAGTGCTGGCGCTCGGGCGATTATGGAATGAGGTCATGGACGGTTGGGATGACAAAGGCGGCGAGGGAATTGTAACCGATGGCTTCCACGTAGCTGGAATGGCGGCGGAGACACAATTGTCGAGATTTAGTACGTCATCTGAAATGTCCGCCACGGTTGGCGACTCCAATGGCGAGGTCACGCccgcaacagcagcagccattGGACCGTCGCCCATGAACGGTGGCAGCAATGGAGTGCTGGCCTGGTGAGTGGAAtcgccctcttcctcgaggAACTGACGGTTGGCACTGTCTATATCGAGTGGCCGCGCACCCGATTCACTGATTCGTTCCTCGAAGATGGTCCGAGCAGGCGAGGGAGGGATGACGGTGGAGTCAATACGCGCAACTGGGTATCCAGCGGGACTGACTAGGGCAGACGAAGCAGCGGAGCTAGTGCGAGGGTGCCAATTATCTGTATACGAGGCATTGCGGTCCACATCCTCCGACTGGCGGGACTTCCAACGACTGGACATGGTTGAGACGCGCGAGCTGATGCGAGAAAGGCCTTTGGAGGACGTAATACTACCCGAACGTCGCTTCTTGGAGGAATGAGGGGTATCCATGCTGGCATCGGTCAGATCGTAGCAACCGAAATAATCGACGGCGGAGAAGTATGGGTTGTCGACAGATAGGCCTTGATCAAAGTGCTCTACCACAAGTTAatgtttcttctttccagaGTCGGAGAACAGCGTGAGGATAAACATACGGAAATATTCCTGCTCAAGATCCCTTGCTTCATTTGTGCATGGTTCCTCTTGAACACCAGTCAGACCATGGTCTCGGGTCGCACTCTCCATCGAGTTGCCATGACCGGGAGAGGGGACGAGAGAAGAAACGGAGCTGGAGACTCGCGCATGGCCTTTAGacgagaaaagagaaagtgCAGGCGACACAGGAGTCGAGGAGTCTGTATTTCCAGGCGACTGAATCGAGCGACGAGAAGAGATGGCTGATGGGTCAGCAGTAGCCGCCTCGGAACTATCGCGACGTTTTGCATCGAGTAATTGCGAAAGTTTCAACATGATAGCTGACTGACTCTCAACGCTCAAAGAAGAATAACGTGAGGAGAAAAGACAGCCAGAGATGGTATTGATGTCAATAAAATCTTGAAGGTCACAGAGACATGGTCTATGCTTgtctgttttttcttttttctgccAAACCGCGATGAAGCACAGATAAAAAGACGTGGCGGTGAACGAGTCGTACAGAGAGTAAGAGTACAAGAGCCAACAGCAACGTGGACAATCTATATTGACAGCAGAGGAAAAGCGTTGATGAGGGataaagaggaaaagaaggaagatgaCCGATGAAAAGACAGTCACCGATGCAGCGGTTGGGTACCGAGCCGTGTCAGCCACCACAAACAATGCAGTTTTCCAAGCTTGGTACTGGTTcttctttgctttctttttcttctgaaTTCTTTCTTAaatttctcttttttttttccttcgcCAACCAAAAGGCATTATTCACTGGATGTTGACACGCGAGTATCCGGTCCCGGCCGTTCCGCGGATGCAGCGCAGCGGAAAGACCCCGGTGGTTGGTTGTGATGTGTTATGTATCTCTCTCTCCTATTCTACTCTGTAGTCTCGGTTCATTGTACTCTATCTACTCTGTGCAAGTACTGTACTCTATCTGctctacttgtacagagtactgtagATAATATAATACGGTATTCTGTGCTCATTTTTGTGCGATGAAGTCATGATACACACGATACCGCTAAGCCCAAAATAGCAAGAGTTCAAGTATTCTAGACTGGCCCGGTGGACCGGATCATGACAGCCCGTGGCCGGGGACCAATCACAGCATTGTTTACATACCGGTACCGTTCATTTTTACACAGGGCTTGAATGATACACTACggtgtacaagtacaataATCTACAGAGGATGATATGTGCATACTTATcatagtacagagtaggTACATAGCTGTAGAGTTTATCTGTCAATTCTCCAACTGATCTGTACTTCAATGGCTCACTCCAACTGCCGTGACAGCAGATCAGCGCTTGGTTCCATGGCTCTGAGCAAAAAAAATCCTTCAAGAAGGCTCGCTGCAATGATTCCATGGTTACATAGCTCCGTAGTCGGCAATGCGGGATTCTCTCGGTTAATTCACCGTGCTCTATACCGATTCTTTGACGAGCTCTGTAGAGTACTCGCGACCCCGCCCACATATTTGTACTTACCCTGTACGTTCTCCATACCCTCGGATGCAAGATAGAGTTAGTCACGTGACAATGACTTCACTCCAACCTCATCTCATCCCAAAAGGGAAACATCACTGCTCCAACCACGGCCACATCCACCCAAAATGAGATTCCACGTGCCAGTTGTCTGCTTGGCCAGCCTTACTGCGGCCTCTCCTCATATTCAACTACAATCAGCGCTCAGTTCAAGCAGTAGCAGCGACAACAGCGGCGTCATGGGCTCCCTTGACGATATTATCAATGCTTCTCcgtttctttccttccatCGTGATCTCGTCCAGATAGAATCTATCTCTGGTAACGAATCGTACGTGGGCGAGTTTATTGTGGATTTCCTTGAGGAACGGGATTTCACTGTTACCAAGCAACCGGTTGGCGACGACCGGTTCAATATCCTCGCCTATCCAACTTCTCGCTCACACCCTGAGATCCTCCTCACATCACATATCGACACTGTCCCGCCTTTCATCCCATACTCTCTCTCCCGCATCGACAGCACCAATAGCAATGACAAAAAGAACATCCGCATTGCCGGCCGCGGCTCCGTAGACGCCAAAGGCAGTGTCGCCGCCCAGGTCTTCGCCGCCCTCGACATACTCAAGCATGACCCTTCGGCTCCCATAGGCCTCCTCTTTGTAGTTGGCGAAGAAGTCGGCGGAAATGGCATGCAGGCCTTCTCCAAATCACCTTCCTTTAACCCTTCCCCATCACCCTACCACACTTATATCTTCGGGGAACCCACCGAGCTGTCCCTTGTCGCGGGGCACAAGGGTATGCTGGGTTTTGAGATCATTGCTAAAGGTCAAGCTGCGCATTCGGGGTATCCGTGGCTCGGGCAGAGTGCCGTTTCTGCTATTCTTCCTGCGCTGCTACGCGTCGATCAACTAGGCGAGTCCATCCCCTTTGAGAAGGGTGGGCTTCCGTCTAGCGAGAAGTACGGCAAGACTACTGTCAACATTGGTCGTGTTGAGGGTGGTGTCGCTACGAACGTTGTCCCCGCCGCTGCCCGCGCGGATGTCGCCGTCCGTCTGGCAGCGGGGACCCCCGATGAGGCACGGGAAATAATCCGTCGCGCGATTAGTAATGCTACCGGTGATGACGAGAATGTCTACCCGGACTTCGGGGCACGCCTGGAAGCCTACTCTCCTCAAGATATGGATACGGATGTTGAGGGATTCGAGGTCATTACAGTGAACTATGGTACTGATGTACCGAATCTGGTTGTCCATCCTAACCGGGATGGAAAGCAGGTTAAGCGGTACCTGTATGGACCGGGGACTATCTTCGTTGCTCACGGTGATCACGAAGCCCTCACTATTGCCGACCTCGAAGAGGCTGTTAATGGGTATCAGAAGTTGGTTGAGGCTTCGTTGCGTAGGTAAATCACGGGTATATAAATGACTGTATATACGGAGCACCTGACTATCACTCACTCAATAAAGTTTTATTCGGCAACGTTCTTCCATGTATAAAAGAAAGAATATAGTCTCTCGCTCTAGAGGGAGCTCTAgacaaagagagaaaaaaaaaacatacaacagctgggattcgctggtggtcacccacccaactactaaccggccggcgtgtggcttaagtacggctgagcggacgtaAATGGGTATATAAATGACTGTATATACGGAGCACCTGACTATCACTCACTCAATAAAGTTTTATTCGGCAACGTTCTTCCATGTATAAAAGAAAGAATATAGTCTCTCGCTCTAGAGGGAGCTCTAgacaaagagagaaaaaaaaaacatacaacagctgggattcgctggtggtcacccacccaactactaaccggccggcgtgtggcttaagtacggctgagcggacgggaagccctgttttccacaccctatggtcgtatgtattTGTTTTCAAACAGCAAAAAAAATATAACGAAATATCACTTGATGTAGTATACAGCCCTAGTCCGTTGTACTTGTACGAAGGTCTGTCCCGTACTTCAATTTCTTCTAAGATACTCGCCGCTAAGCAAACGAagatcttttttttttttgcatcGTATTATGGATATCCCTAAGCCCTAAGATGATCAAATTCTCGATTCTAGCCAGAGCAAGCAGGAGATATTAATACGAACCCAATTCGATATTGAAATCGCACTCATAACGTATAGTacctgtacttgtactcaaACAGAATACCTGCTCTTCTTGCAGCTGTAAGGAACATTAGGAACGTTTTTAAGGAAAATGGCGTATCGGAAGGCTGGAGAGCAAATTCAACATTTGCCAATTATTAGTTTTGAAGATAATATCTATCATGAAGTCAAATAAGATAATATCTATCATACGTGTGAATCATCCAAGTATTTTCTTCTCGACCAAGCAGGATAATGTAGGATAAGAAGGTATAGAGACAGGTCCCATGGACATTCCATCAGAATGACAATTATGTGGAACAATCCCCAGCGAAAGCGCTAGTCTTTCTGGTCCCTAAAATAACCAGAAAGGTTCAATTACATGAGTACCCATACATCCTGTGGCTTAGTTGGGTGTTGTGAGGGTTCAATATCAATTATCCTCACTTGCAAGGTGTCAGGGCTGTAGACGAGGTTCCGAAAGTCAACGTCCTGGTACACAAGTCCTACAGCCAGGCACCTCTCCATAGCACACATAGCTCGCAGGTAGAGAATGAACTTCTCATTCTCATTCGGAGGGAGGGTGCTGAAGAGCTTTTTGGCCACAGTCCTCTAACAGCAACCCTGCCCGGCGATCATGTGTTGCAATCCCATAGCACACAGGGATGTATCTTCCCTGAAGGCACTTAGATTTCTTATATACTTCCAGTTCAGCTTGAGGTTCATATGCGGTTT from Aspergillus chevalieri M1 DNA, chromosome 1, nearly complete sequence includes the following:
- a CDS encoding M20 family metallopeptidase (COG:E;~EggNog:ENOG410PH1I;~InterPro:IPR001261,IPR002933,IPR011650,IPR036264;~MEROPS:MER0026479;~PFAM:PF01546,PF07687;~go_function: GO:0016787 - hydrolase activity [Evidence IEA]), which encodes MRFHVPVVCLASLTAASPHIQLQSALSSSSSSDNSGVMGSLDDIINASPFLSFHRDLVQIESISGNESYVGEFIVDFLEERDFTVTKQPVGDDRFNILAYPTSRSHPEILLTSHIDTVPPFIPYSLSRIDSTNSNDKKNIRIAGRGSVDAKGSVAAQVFAALDILKHDPSAPIGLLFVVGEEVGGNGMQAFSKSPSFNPSPSPYHTYIFGEPTELSLVAGHKGMLGFEIIAKGQAAHSGYPWLGQSAVSAILPALLRVDQLGESIPFEKGGLPSSEKYGKTTVNIGRVEGGVATNVVPAAARADVAVRLAAGTPDEAREIIRRAISNATGDDENVYPDFGARLEAYSPQDMDTDVEGFEVITVNYGTDVPNLVVHPNRDGKQVKRYLYGPGTIFVAHGDHEALTIADLEEAVNGYQKLVEASLRR